GCCTGTCACAAGACAGGCACTGGAAAtccaccagcagctgcctggggaggggacAAAGGGCTGGGTGAGTTGGGAAACCTGGGTTTCAGCCTGCTTCATCCCCCCCCAACACCAACAAGGTCCCAGCCTGCTGGCTGCTTACAGAAGAAAGGGGATAGGATGAGGGAGAGTGGTTGGTTGTGGGCTCCCTCCTGGGAAAAAGCTCCACTTCATCTTAGGCACAGGAGAATTCCCAGAGCGGAGCGCCCAAGAACCTCCAATGCCCTGGGAACCGCTGCCACAGGCACCGTGGCAACAGGGGATGCAGGCAAGGACAAAGCGGGAACAAGGCGAGTGCTGTCCCTCTTGCACTCACTTCCTAATCCCGGCTGCATCGTCAGCTTCCATTGGGGGTGCCGTTTCCTTGAGCTGCTCAAGGCTGCTCTTCCAGTGTTCATCCAGCTCTTGCTGGAATGGCCCCAGCTCCAGGCGATCCAGCTGCAGACAGACACACTCCCTCAGCCAGCGGCTCCGCGATGGGACACCGCGTCCCCAGGGAAAAGCCAGGAGCAGGAATCCTCAGGAGGATGCTGCCTTGGGCCACCGAGCCCCGAAGGTGCCGGTTTTGCGCAGCGGCGATGAGCCGCCCCTCACCTTGGGGGCCATCTCCTCccgcagctgctgctggacctcgtgcagcccctgctcctggccTGTCACCCGGCTCAGCACCTCCTGGTTTCTCTCgttcagcagctccaggctcgCCTCAAATTGGGCGCGGCTGACTTTGCTTTCCAAGGCGCCTTTGTCTGCTTTCTAGcaacagggaaaggcaggagaacGGTGGGGAAAGGATGGAGGTGCAACAGCCAGGGTCAGCCCattgcaggggcagaggcaaaAGCACTCCGGCAGGACCACTGTGCTCCTCCCGCGGCTGTGTGGTCCCACTCgccccaccagccccagggacatgGAGGGGGGAGACAGAGGGACCTGCAGCTGGGCTAGGAATCCTCCCTCCCCCAGGGCCAGCTCTGCCACCAAGCTCCCAGGGGGACAAGGGGCATTTGTCACCCTGCCCAGGACCCCTTGGCTGCTGCTTAGGCCCCTTGAGGTTGTACCTCATCCATTCCCATCTCCAGGTCCTCCTTGtctgccttctccttctccagcctctccacGGACTGCAGCAGacccttccaacacagaaagCATCCTATGACCTTGTGGCAGGAGCACCCCTGCTTCTCCCCACACACAGAATCCTCCGCGAAAGGTACTCTTAATCTCCACAGGGCAAATCGCCTGTGGTCCCcagcctgggctctgcctggAGGATGCTCTAAGCCCACGGGGGTTTCAGCCACCTACCTCGatgtctttctgctgctggcGACTGTCATCCAGGAGGCTCCCCGTGACAGAGTTGAGCTTCTCACACTCCCCTTGCATCTGCAGGATGGCAGCCTGGATGCGCTTCAGCACCTCCTCGTCCTGCTccagggaggaaaataacaaggtaGTGCCACGCAAGGTGGGGAGGCTGCCCCACGGGGACAgacctgccttactgggccagTGGCCACAGGCTCTCAGTGCCAGCAGGACATCTGCAGCACGCCTTCAATCTCCCTCTATGCTGCGGACCTTACGAGACAGGATGGGGGGGAGCACGCAACTCCCCCACATAGCACCGAAGCACAAAGAGCCGGGCACGGTTCTGGCAGCCCCCTCCCAAGTCCCCCACGCTGCCATCTCCCTACCTGGCTCTTCCCTGGCAGCTGCCTCACCGCCTTGCCCGTCTTCTTCCTCGACATGAGGGACtccaccagcccctgcagcttCTCATAGCGTCGCAGGACCATCCCCAAGCGCGTGCTCGTGTCGCTGCTGCACATGGGGCATGCTGCCGCCTCCTGCCCCGTGCTCTCCATCACTCTcacctcttccagctgcagaaggggAACAGGAATCACCTCTGAGACGGGACAGATGCAGCCAAGAATCCCAGGTGCCGTGGAGGCTCCGTGGCCCCAGCCAGCCACGGCACGTGCCTGGGAATCCCACCAGGACCACCTCAAAGAGCCAGCGGGTGGTGGCAGCTCCCCCCACGcctcacctgctcctgctccccctcGGCCCTCTGGCTCACCACCTGATCCAGTGCAGCCTTGcttatttgctgctgctctgccagatGCTTCACGTCCCGCTTTCCCTCCTGCGGTGGGGACCTGGCCAGCGAGACAGGGGCACAGGCAGGCTTAAGTCTTCACAAGCTTACTTGCTCAGGGGGCGGCCCTCACCGCCCAGCatgggatgctcccagccctcccgggctcccctgcagccccacagggaaCGAAACCCTCTCCTGTCCTTTTACCCCAAGAGCAGGCTCGGCTGGTCGCTCGCATCCGTTTGCCAGCTGGCGCTGGCCGCCTCCAGTTTGCCAACGGCGCTCTCCAGCTTCCTGATCTGGGAACGGCAGCGGGGGCAGAGTCAGGGCACGGCCCCTGTGtcaccccagcacaggggctcTTCAGCTGCCTCCTCCGGGCCCAACTCTCGCAGCATCCCTGCGTCTCCCTCGGGGACTCCTtaccttccccttctctccctgcaccTCCCTGGCCAcgccctgcagctccctggccaGGCCCTGCAGGGATGACACCTGGGCCTGGAGGTCACCCAGCGTGTTGGCAACGCTCTCCTGGCCTAGAAGGGCATGGGACAAGGGGACACGCTGTCAGTGAAGGGCTCTCACCCTACGCGCCAGGCTCCCAGCACAACCAGCTCCACACCCAGCATTTCAAACACCCCCCAcaagcctcccacagctcccacctccctcctgcaggagcaggcgcAGCTTCTCCAGTTCAGTCCGCTCCAGCCTGCTGGCTTCTAGCTGGGCCACCTGCTCCTTCAGGGCAGCATAGAGGTGTCTGAGCTGCCCAATCTGCTTGACAGCCTCCACCGTCTCCGCGTAGCACTTGTAGGCGTTGTGGTAGGCACTGCCGGAGCCCGAGGGCAAGGCCAGCTCTTGCACGTGGGCCGTGGCCCTGGCATCAGCGTCCACTGGGATCTCGAATCCCTGGGCTGTCGGCAAGAGAGTCCCTGCTGCCAGGGGGCCAGCCCCGGCAAGCTGTGTGCTGAGCCGCTCCCCCGAGATGGGGGTCTGAGTGACGGTGGACTCCGCCTGCGTCCCCAGCCTGCTGGTggtctgggtgcccgtggactCTGGCCGTGTTGGCTGGGTCCCCAAGCTGGTGGTCTGCACGTCCCGAGACGCTGTCTGCATCATCGCTCTGGtgccagcatccctcctgcGATCTGAGGGAACGCCTGCCTGCTGCTCGGGGGCCGTCAGAGCTGCCCCTGGATCCTTCAGCCCCGCTGGGCTCTCTCTAGGTCCCAGCACTGAGCTTGCCCCCTGTGGGGTGTCCGCATCTGAAGCGGGAGACTTGGTGGTAGCAGACGGCTCTTCTT
The Lathamus discolor isolate bLatDis1 chromosome 6, bLatDis1.hap1, whole genome shotgun sequence DNA segment above includes these coding regions:
- the LOC136017486 gene encoding glutamine-rich protein 2-like — translated: MAPLSLSQLLDAAIAAPDFQSVNFRALHSLLQAVLGHLGLQDRSPRGLEQPAERDRARTPAAGQQPQQAGEQLPAKDPLQDTAGGSEADVAAGVGQPVQRVEGDESSGSEDTAGYRALLEEISQMKEAQSRMQGEIRMIQEALGLGNRQDAAGRLPGLCDLRTLGSDVQMLKERLGLYPDPEEVSNMVHWDVLEDCLVGSKGERGRDGGRPRREEEEPSATTKSPASDADTPQGASSVLGPRESPAGLKDPGAALTAPEQQAGVPSDRRRDAGTRAMMQTASRDVQTTSLGTQPTRPESTGTQTTSRLGTQAESTVTQTPISGERLSTQLAGAGPLAAGTLLPTAQGFEIPVDADARATAHVQELALPSGSGSAYHNAYKCYAETVEAVKQIGQLRHLYAALKEQVAQLEASRLERTELEKLRLLLQEGGQESVANTLGDLQAQVSSLQGLARELQGVAREVQGEKGKIRKLESAVGKLEAASASWQTDASDQPSLLLGSPPQEGKRDVKHLAEQQQISKAALDQVVSQRAEGEQEQLEEVRVMESTGQEAAACPMCSSDTSTRLGMVLRRYEKLQGLVESLMSRKKTGKAVRQLPGKSQDEEVLKRIQAAILQMQGECEKLNSVTGSLLDDSRQQQKDIEGLLQSVERLEKEKADKEDLEMGMDEKADKGALESKVSRAQFEASLELLNERNQEVLSRVTGQEQGLHEVQQQLREEMAPKLDRLELGPFQQELDEHWKSSLEQLKETAPPMEADDAAGIRKQLLVDFQCLSCDRQLGLRVPGSPIPPIPPFPPLVPHVTGRSQPVLKTEQTHR